The DNA sequence AGGCCCTTCTTACCATGCTCTTATTACTGGTACAGCAGGTTAACACAAAATCCTCCTGCTCTTTGAAAGTCTGCCAATTCTGCAATTGATTGACATGCTTTTCCAGGAGAGTAAGTAGAAACAGCTGCAAGTATTAAACAACCTTGAGGGCACAAAGACCTCTAGATCAGGCTGTATACATGTTCATTTATATGAACAGACTGAACTTTATATGCCATTGGCAAGAGCTGAGTCCAAGCAACACCCCACTATCATCACCACCATCCCATATATCTCCCAACCTGTTCTATAGAACACTCATTATTTTCTTTAATGCATTCAGGTTCATGTTATACTGTAGATATACCATGCAAGTGCTTACATGGAACAGTACAAGATCTTATTGCTTACATGATTGGCTGCTGAAGCCATCACATGGCATCTTGGTTCTGCCTCTTTGACATTCTCTTTTATTATTCCAGAAATATGTGTGCAAGTCCAGTGACTCATTGCAATTTATACTTTAGAGTTTGTTTGGTATCTGAATTCTCTCAAAAAAACATTTCACATCCTGAAGATGACTACCTTAGTCATATCTTCTCAGTATTGGAAGTAACATTTGAACCTGTATTGTGGGTAACCTGAAAGTTTGACCTGAAGGGTGGTAGGCTTTTACCACCAGCCTATACAGTGTCTTGATGGGCCATGACCTTCCTACCAACCCATTCTGCTTTTGCTTGGCACAGTCCACCTCTGCGATGGGACAAGTAGATACCtgaaattgttgttggcatccttcagtctcagaagactatggtgtcacgctctgaatggtggttctggaacagagcgccctctccagtgcgcaaagcctgggtaaagtaggtatggaggataagctgttacccatgcagcaaatccccccttccacatcactgaaatggtccaatggaaaggcagaggccaatacggttggttccagcggcatcgcaggagttgccagaacgtgactgtgttcagccatgaactgcctcagggactctggctccagatttagccttgaggttgtctcctgaagccttttccataactggatgtagccacaaggcagtggaggtttgggatcagagttttccttctctcagatgagctgccttcccaggctcatgagtcccatctacccggtggctgtttagtcacctcttacgacaattacagccaaactgaggacctattcttatccccagcccccaggggtaataccTGAAATACAGACTGAAGAAGACGTCCTATGTGTCTTTCATAGGTTTTGGCCCTGTATTGCTTTTTCCTAGTTTGCACCACTTTTGAATTCATGGACTCAAAAACAAGCAACCAACCAAACCGCCCCCCCATCCATAAAAGCCAACAGAAGATATGTATTCAAGTGGACATTTGAGTACATTTTCTGAGATGTCTGAATTTTTTCATTCTGACCCAAATAACTATAGTTAATCCATCCTCCACAGGAGAAGCACAAGGTTGAGTGAATGTTGCTATAAGTAGGTCCTAAACCCAAACTTTCAAATGGCAATGCACATCTGTGcttaggacaaatttctggaggaaacattcattacgggatacaagtcatagtaggtatgtgcaaactcttgattttagaggcgggctacctctgattgccagatgcaggggagggcaccgggtcgcaggttgtgtctgttgtcttctgtgctccttggggcatttggtgggccactgtgagatacaggaagctggactagatgggtctttggcctcatccagcggggctcttcttatgttcttatgtgcagtaGTGGGTTGGCTGATGCAAGCTACATTTCCCCATTAAGCCAGCTCTTGTGCACCCACCACCCTGAATCAGTACCGAAACCTGCTTTTCCATGTAGGTTGCACTCTCTGCATTAGGACCTTTAGGCGCAAGGCTTCACAGAGAAAACAGTTAGCCCTGCCCTTAACATTACAAATGGTCCCTGCACCTTATCCAATTAAACCCTTTTGTGGATATTGGATAGCTGCTCCCAAGTAGTCTCAAGTTCAGCGGGTCTTTGGAAACAAAGCTCAGAACAGAACGGATTTTGAGAACACTTCACCCAATTCATAAAATACATTAGTTGCCCTTGATTCAGTTCTATCAATTACCCCTGTGACTACTGATAAACTGGTATTTGCTGTGCTAGTTTTGCATTAAGGTCCCACTATTAAACCTAATTGTATTTAGACAGGACCAGCTGTGGCAAGCTCACAACCTTTTGAGGGAACTTTTATTTCTCATGGGTGATAAAAGCTTGTAAACGTGGTCCAATTGTACACAACTAAATCCAACCATTGGGCTTCAGCAGAGTCATTTAGTCCATTCTACAAGCAACCTGGCACAGTGTTAGTATAATTCTCTTGTATTCCTTTCTAAAATTGTGATTCAGGGCTCCATAAATCACAGCATTCAAGCAGCTGTTAAAGTATGCCATAAAGTAGCTGGCTGTGAAGAGCCATTCTGGGATAGAAGAATCCAATGTTGGCTTTACTGCCACCACAAAGCCAATGAAGTTCAGTGGCGCCCAACAGAGAGCAAAGAGTACAAAGACCAAAAACATGGTGAGGAAGTTCCGGAAGTCATGGGGCTTTATTCTGGGTCGGATGTCTGGCTTGACTCGCCGCCGCACCTGGATCACTGCTACCCAGATTCTCAGATAACAGTAACTGACAATGGTGATAGGCAAGAAGAAatggaccaccaccaccacaattgtGTAAAGGGAACTCACAGACTGGGCAAAAGTACAAGAATACACTCGTGGGTCATACTTTAGGGAGCCCACGAAAAGGTTTGGTGTGATCGCCATCAAGGTAAGAGCCCAAACTAGTCCGATGTAACAGAGTGTGTTGTTGAGGGAGAAGAGTCTGTCATACTTCAGGCTATGGCAGATGTAGCAGTAGCGGTTAACGGCAATACCGGTAATGTTGAAGATGGAGCTAATGACGCTCAGGCCCATCAGGAAGCCGCTGACCTGGCACTGGAGATGGCCCATCACCCACTCGTTATGGAAAATGGCTATCAGGGCCAGTGGGTAAGGATACAAAGCTACCAGTAAGTCTGCAACAGCCAGGCTGACAACAAAGGCATTCCCtagaattaaaaaacaacaacaaaacctgatTAAAGGCACTTGAAAGGTTGACATTGTTATAACAAGCACTTAGACCCCTCACCCCAAATAAATGTGGGGTGCCTGTATAACTATCTTAACTTATGTTTTCATTAGGAGAAGATGGAATCTATTATGGGATCTATTATTATCCTCAGGAGAAGATGGGATCTATTATGGAATTTCTCAGTTCAGACTTATAATTAACTGAGGAATAAGAGTCCATTTTGGAAAAGACCCGTGTAAATATTAAATCTTCAAATTAAATAGATTAATTACATAATATGTATTTGTTGTTTAATTAGAACTATTTCTTACAATTCCaatgtaaaagttttttttttctaaatttgaCTTGTATGTTGCCTAAAATATGAGAGAGAGCGCgtgcatgaaaaaaaaaaccctaaaatatTTTAGACT is a window from the Tiliqua scincoides isolate rTilSci1 chromosome 2, rTilSci1.hap2, whole genome shotgun sequence genome containing:
- the LOC136638908 gene encoding melatonin receptor type 1A-like, producing the protein MNGARLPPPPARVLPAAEGGHAGQPSGKAAAGAERATLPGGGGGAREQSDDPGFPAMEEESVFQNSTSAGLKKEGSLYPAWVATLLALILIFTIAVDVLGNLLVILSVYKNKKLRKAGNAFVVSLAVADLLVALYPYPLALIAIFHNEWVMGHLQCQVSGFLMGLSVISSIFNITGIAVNRYCYICHSLKYDRLFSLNNTLCYIGLVWALTLMAITPNLFVGSLKYDPRVYSCTFAQSVSSLYTIVVVVVHFFLPITIVSYCYLRIWVAVIQVRRRVKPDIRPRIKPHDFRNFLTMFLVFVLFALCWAPLNFIGFVVAVKPTLDSSIPEWLFTASYFMAYFNSCLNAVIYGALNHNFRKEYKRIILTLCQVACRMD